The genome window GGGTAGCTCGGGAACTTGGGAGACCCGGATGTTTCCTTGGGTAAAAAGAACGGTAACAGGAAATCCAGCGCAAGCGAAATCCCGGCGTTGCATAGGAATGTCCCGCCTTGCAACGAGTCTGCCATTGGCAGAAACACAAACATTAAAAGATGGGCGATACAAGGTATCAGGGGAGGATAGCGAAGAGCGAACGAACCTGAGATAAACATTCGGAAGTCTTAGCAGATCATAGTACCGATGATTAAGAATTGAACTATCTTGATCGGAAAGGTGGGGAAGTGATGCCCAAGCGACCCACTGCAGGGAAGGTGAAGCAGGGTATAACGTTTTTTTGGCAGGAATTATGGGAGATACACAGATGTCACAAACCATATCAACAAAAAGCCGAGAAATTGCAAGAACGGTCGCTTGCAATTCCAGACCGATAGAATGGGGACAACCACCGGTGTTAACAGGTGGGTCATCCCTTATCAAAATCGAGCTGCTTGCTCAAAGTAATCCTGAACTGGTATTTACATCAGTAGTCCATCGGATAGACTTTGATTTACTGAAACAATCCTTTCGTAAAATTCGGAAAAGCAAATCTGCAGGAGTGGACAAGGTTACGGCAAAGGAGTATGCCGAAAATCTTGATCAAAACCTCTATAATCTGTATGAACGACTGCGGAGAGGACAGTACGTTGCGTCTCCTGTAAAGCGTATCTGGATAGACAAGGAAGGAGGGAAAAAGCGTCCAATTGGCATACCTGTACTTGAGGATAAAATTGTCCAGAAAGCAGCAGCAGCCATATTGAATGTCATATTTGACAGGAATTTTTACAATTTTTCCCATGCATTCAGAAAAGGTCGGAGCCAACACATGGCAATCAAAGATTTACGTGAGCAATGCTTGAAGCAGAATATCAGCTGGATAGTAAGCGCAGATATTACAGGACTATTTGACAATATTAATCACGAGTTACTTAAAGACATGATACGTCGGAGAGTAAGTGACGGCGGAATGATTCGCCTGATAGGGAAGTGGTTGAATGCAGGCGTAATGGAGGAAGGCAACCTGACGTACTCTGAAACGGGCACTCCACAGGGAGGAGTAATTTCCCCTGTGCTCAGTAATATCTTTCTTCATTATGTTTTAGATGACTGGTACGTGAAAGAAGTGATCCCCCGGATGAAAGGGAGATGCTCCATCATACGCTGGGCGGATGATTTCATCCTCGGGTTCGAGTATGAAAAAGACGCATTGCGTGTCATGGATGTATTACCCAGGCGGTTCGAACAGTTCGAGCTGTCACTTCACCCGGAAAAGACAAAACTGATTCGATTTTCCAAACGCATTAGCGGAAAGGGAAACGGGACGTTTGATTTTTTAGGGTTTACATTTTACTGGTCAAAATCATTAAAAGGGTACATGGTAATAAAGAAAAAGACGGCAAGAAAGCGTTCAAGCCGTTTTATGAAGAGAATATGGATATGGTGCAAGGATAACCGTCATAAGCCAATGGCCGAGCAGTATGAGATTCTTTGCAGTAAACTGCGAGGTTTTTACCAGTACTTTGGAGTAATAAGTAACTACAAAGTGCTGGAAGTTGTGTTTGAATATACTGAGAAAGCATGGCGTCGATGGTTAAGCCGAAGAAGTCACAAGGGCGAAGTAATGTTCGAGGACTTGCGCACAACATACCCACTGCCATTACCCAGAATAGTCCATAATATTTGATGCCGTAAGGGCTGCAAAGTTATACGCCAAACGGGGTGTCGCCTGTTTGGTTGATAATCCGGTAAAAAGGATTTGAACCGAGGAACCGTATGAGGGAAATCTTCACGTACGGGTCTGTAGGGGGGGCGTCGGGTAACCGATGCTCCTACCTGGAGTTGAACTCTTTACCCAAAACATCAATTAAAATTTTTGATCCACGGGACTTGTCGATTTTGAACAGCACATACATTTCAGCCTTGAAAACCCATGTCCAAAACTTGTCTTTGTTTTCCTTATGGCCGGTTTCATCGACATTTACTGCTTCCTCGAAAGGTAAACGATTGAGCAATTCACTGTATGGCGCTTCCAGGGACTGACTTACTTTTTCAATTACTTTTCGCAGATATCCACGGGAAACATTTTCTCCAAGGACGTCTCGGATAAATTTTCTGATTGTGGAAAACGATGCATGACAGACATTTTTCATATAGGCAACCAAGGCTGTCAAGCGCTCTTTGAAGAGCCCTTCCTTGACTATATTAGCAGGAAAAGGCATGTAATGAATTTGCTGACATTTCTCGCACCATACCGGATACGAACGATGTTCTTCTTTGATTATCGGCAGCTCCGGCAGTTCCATTTGTTGGATAATACGAGGAGGCGCATCAATTATATGAACTTCCCCATCGCATACAGGGCAAACAGTTAGTATGTATGGATGAGTTTTGTTTATCTCATCCTCGGTGAAGGGAGTACGAAGATGCCTCTCATGTCCGGGTTGGCCTCCGATCTTACGATTTCCTTCTTTTTGATTTTTTGGCTTTGTGATCTCATCAGAAGAAGGGCGTTTGCTGGAATTAGATGAGTTTTTTGAAAGCTTGGCAACCTTGACCTCCAAAGCCTTTATCTGCTCTTCCTGAAATTCAATAGTATTGCTTAAATCACACAGGATTTTGACCGTAACTTTCAGCCCGGCATTATACAAAGCCAATGCTTCATCATGCGTCATGACATAACTCCCTGCGAAAGTTTTTAGTCAAGGGATAAACATAAACAGCCTTTTTGGAAAGTAGTGGTTGCTTTGATTTGCTGAGCTTGCCCTGACCGGTTGTCTGCCCCACACAGATCCAATTATCCGCTTTATAACAGGTACCGCGGTAGCGCTCTGTGTCAACAAAGGTTTCAAGCAGATAAACCGGATGATGATATAAAGTTTTCCAATCTTGTAACAAGCGATGACGGTTCAATGCCAATAAATATGATGCCAAACAAGGGACTTGAACCCATGGCAGGATCAAAAAACGGAGATTGTTGGCGATTAGATGAAGATTGTTCTCTCTAATCTTTTTGCTCCAGCCAATGAAACGATCTCGTGCTCCAATATACCATGGCGCTGACCCCCATGCCAAACACGCAATAGGGCGATTATGAGAAAATGCAATATATTTGAGATGCTCCCCAACTGGTTGAGTATAACCAAGATAATGGTACTCACTTACAAGACCATTGAATATCTTCTCAAAAGAAGTTCTGCGAACCTGGTCAAGTTTTATAGGAAACAGGTCTTCGACAGAACAATGAACAGGAGTTTTATCGACTATTACCCAGGATGTTTTTTTTCGCTTTGCAAGAGGGTTGGGAGGGGTACATTTTCGGGCAGGCAGTTTAATAAAACCCTTTGATTCCAA of Desulfosarcina sp. BuS5 contains these proteins:
- a CDS encoding DUF4338 domain-containing protein, whose amino-acid sequence is MESVITYRRRSVTRQNIATVRRIIESHPDKSRRFISQEVCREWNWRQSNGVLKDMICRSLLLLLESKGFIKLPARKCTPPNPLAKRKKTSWVIVDKTPVHCSVEDLFPIKLDQVRRTSFEKIFNGLVSEYHYLGYTQPVGEHLKYIAFSHNRPIACLAWGSAPWYIGARDRFIGWSKKIRENNLHLIANNLRFLILPWVQVPCLASYLLALNRHRLLQDWKTLYHHPVYLLETFVDTERYRGTCYKADNWICVGQTTGQGKLSKSKQPLLSKKAVYVYPLTKNFRRELCHDA
- the ltrA gene encoding group II intron reverse transcriptase/maturase, whose protein sequence is MGDTQMSQTISTKSREIARTVACNSRPIEWGQPPVLTGGSSLIKIELLAQSNPELVFTSVVHRIDFDLLKQSFRKIRKSKSAGVDKVTAKEYAENLDQNLYNLYERLRRGQYVASPVKRIWIDKEGGKKRPIGIPVLEDKIVQKAAAAILNVIFDRNFYNFSHAFRKGRSQHMAIKDLREQCLKQNISWIVSADITGLFDNINHELLKDMIRRRVSDGGMIRLIGKWLNAGVMEEGNLTYSETGTPQGGVISPVLSNIFLHYVLDDWYVKEVIPRMKGRCSIIRWADDFILGFEYEKDALRVMDVLPRRFEQFELSLHPEKTKLIRFSKRISGKGNGTFDFLGFTFYWSKSLKGYMVIKKKTARKRSSRFMKRIWIWCKDNRHKPMAEQYEILCSKLRGFYQYFGVISNYKVLEVVFEYTEKAWRRWLSRRSHKGEVMFEDLRTTYPLPLPRIVHNI